One Loxodonta africana isolate mLoxAfr1 chromosome 4, mLoxAfr1.hap2, whole genome shotgun sequence genomic region harbors:
- the SLC2A3 gene encoding solute carrier family 2, facilitated glucose transporter member 3, whose protein sequence is MGTEKVTASLVFAITIATIGSFQFGYNTGVINAPELIIRDFLNRTLDARSENSPSAILLTSLWSLSVAIFSVGGMIGSFSVGLFVNRFGRRNSMLIVNILAIAGGCLMGFCKIAQSVEMLILGRLIIGLFCGLCTGFVPMYIGEISPTALRGAFGTLNQLGIVIGILVAQIFGLEVILGSEELWPVLLGFTIIPAVLQSAALPFCPESPRFLLINRKEEENAKQILQQLWGTQDVNQDIQEMKDESVRMAQEKQVTVLELFRAPNYQQPIIISIMLQLSQQLSGINAVFYYSTGIFKDAGVQEPIYATIGAGVVNTIFTVVSLFLVEKAGRRTLHMLGLGGMAACSLLMTISLLLKDQYNWMSFVCIVAILIFVAFFEIGPGPIPWFIVAELFSQGPRPAAMAVAGCSNWTSNFLVGLLFPSAASALGPYVFIIFTAFLVIFLIFTFFKVPETRGRTFEDITRAFEGQAQETGRSGKGPIEMNSIQPVRETTTNV, encoded by the exons GTCACTGCCTCTCTggtctttgccatcaccattgCTACAATCGGCTCTTTCCAGTTTGGCTACAACACTGGAGTCATCAATGCTCCTGAGTTG ATCATAAGAGACTTTCTCAACCGCACTTTGGATGCGAGGTCAGAAAACTCTCCCTCAGCGATATTGCTCACTTCCCTCTGGTCCTTGTCTGTGGCTATCTTCTCTGTTGGTGGTATGATTGGCTCCTTCTCCGTTGGACTCTTTGTCAACCGCTTTGGCAG GCGCAATTCGATGCTTATTGTCAACATATTGGCTATTGCTGGTGGCTGCCTTATGGGGTTCTGTAAAATAGCTCAGTCGGTTGAAATGCTGATCCTGGGCCGCTTGATTATTGGCCTCTTCTGCGGACTGTGCACAGGTTTTGTGCCCATGTACATTGGAGAGATATCTCCTACTGCTCTACGGGGTGCCTTTGGCACTCTCAACCAGCTGGGCATCGTCATCGGAATTCTGGTGGCCCAG ATCTTTGGTCTGGAAGTCATCTTGGGGTCTGAAGAGTTGTGGCCTGTGCTATTGGGATTCACCATCATTCCAGCTGTGCTACAAAGCGCAGCCCTTCCATTTTGCCCTGAAAGTCCTAGATTCTTGCTCATTAacagaaaggaagaggagaatGCCAAGCAGA TTCTCCAACAGTTGTGGGGGACCCAAGACGTGAACCAGGACATCCAGGAGATGAAAGATGAGAGCGTTAGAATGGCCCAGGAAAAGCAGGTCACTGTGCTGGAGCTCTTCAGAGCACCCAATTACCAACAGCCCATCATCATTTCCATCATGCTCCAGCTCTCTCAGCAGCTCTCTGGAATTAATGCT gtgtTCTATTACTCCACTGGAATCTTCAAAGATGCAGGTGTTCAGGAGCCGATATATGCTACCATTGGTGCTGGTGTGGTTAATACTATTTTCACCGTGGTTTCG ctaTTTCTGGtggaaaaggcaggaaggaggaCTCTACATATGCTCGGCCTTGGAGGCATGGCTGCTTGTTCCCTCCTCATGACTATTTCTTTGTTATTAAAG GATCAGTATAATTGGATGAGCTTTGTCTGTATTGTGGCCATCTTGATCTTTGTGGCCTTCTTTGAAATTGGACCAGGCCCCATTCCCTGGTTTATTGTGGCTGAACTCTTCAGCCAGGGACCCCGCCCAGCTGCAATGGCAGTGGCTGGTTGTTCCAACtggacctccaactttttggtggGACTGCTCTTCCCCTCAGCTGCA AGCGCTTTAGGACCCTATGTTTTTATCATCTTTACTGCCTTCCTTGTTATCTTCTTGATCTTCACCTTCTTCAAAGTTCCTGAGACCCGTGGCAGGACTTTTGAAGATATTACACGGGCTTTTGAAGGGCAGGCACAGGAGACCGGGAGATCTGGGAAGGGCCCCATTGAGATGAACAGCATCCAGCCTGTGAGGGAGACCACCACCAATGTCTAA